Proteins from a single region of Verrucomicrobiota bacterium:
- a CDS encoding sugar ABC transporter ATP-binding protein encodes MSNAEPPPPAAPQPADFSSSPVVLEMRDIAKRFGTVTALDGVGFSLQEGEVHALLGENGAGKSTLVKIIAGAHRPDRGKIVLRGAPIEIRNPHHARKLGIACMYQETSLFPDLSVLENLFLGDAPRTRAGLLDWPEMRRRAARVFDSLGVTLNFSGRLGSMGKAQRQLVEIARALLAEARILIMDEPTAALTERETERLFGLVERLRDGGTAIIFISHRLEEIYRVASRVTVLRDGRLAGSASLGELTQDRLVQLMVGRKVEQLYPRHRREPGEVLLEVRGFSRPPGFRDVSFQVRSGEIVGLAGLVGSGRSEIARAIFGIDRDATGEVIWQGQPLAADPWTTLRRGIALVPEDRGAQGLLPGFSVARNLSLSSFDRIARHGFVSPAAETALAERFIDSMRIKPPRRELPADTLSGGNQQKVVIGRMLAVTPRLLLLDEPTQGIDVGAKAEVHALIDRLVNEGLGVLCISSDLPEVLGMADRILVMHRGRLAAEFPGGVTAETVMHAASGLTTSDSSHVR; translated from the coding sequence ATGAGTAACGCGGAACCACCACCGCCCGCTGCGCCGCAGCCGGCTGATTTCAGCTCGAGCCCGGTCGTGCTTGAGATGCGCGACATCGCCAAACGTTTCGGCACCGTTACGGCCTTGGACGGGGTCGGCTTCTCGTTGCAGGAGGGTGAGGTGCACGCCTTGCTCGGGGAGAATGGCGCCGGCAAGAGCACGCTCGTCAAAATCATTGCCGGCGCCCACCGGCCGGATCGGGGAAAAATCGTGTTACGCGGCGCCCCGATCGAAATCCGCAACCCGCATCACGCCCGGAAACTGGGGATCGCCTGCATGTACCAGGAGACGAGCCTCTTCCCTGACCTTTCGGTGCTGGAAAATTTGTTCCTGGGCGACGCGCCGCGCACCCGCGCGGGGCTTCTGGACTGGCCGGAGATGCGGCGGCGCGCCGCCCGGGTTTTCGACAGCCTCGGGGTAACGCTGAATTTTTCCGGCCGGCTTGGCAGCATGGGCAAGGCGCAAAGGCAGTTGGTGGAGATCGCCCGCGCGCTGCTCGCCGAGGCGCGCATCCTCATCATGGATGAGCCGACCGCTGCGTTGACCGAGCGGGAAACCGAGCGGCTCTTCGGATTGGTGGAGCGCCTGCGCGACGGCGGCACGGCGATTATCTTCATTTCACACCGCCTGGAAGAGATCTACCGGGTGGCCAGCCGCGTAACCGTGCTGCGCGACGGGCGCCTGGCCGGCAGCGCCTCACTTGGTGAGTTGACGCAGGACAGGTTGGTCCAACTGATGGTGGGCCGCAAGGTTGAACAGCTCTACCCGCGCCACCGGCGCGAACCCGGGGAGGTGCTGCTCGAGGTACGGGGTTTCTCACGACCGCCGGGGTTTCGCGACGTGAGTTTCCAGGTCCGGTCGGGCGAAATCGTCGGCCTGGCCGGCCTCGTCGGCTCGGGCCGGTCCGAGATCGCGCGGGCCATCTTCGGCATTGACCGGGACGCGACCGGTGAGGTGATCTGGCAGGGGCAACCGCTCGCCGCTGATCCCTGGACCACGTTGCGCCGGGGCATCGCCCTTGTTCCGGAGGACCGCGGCGCCCAGGGTTTGCTGCCCGGCTTCAGCGTCGCCAGGAACCTCAGCTTGTCATCCTTCGACCGCATCGCCCGGCACGGGTTTGTCTCGCCGGCCGCTGAGACGGCGCTCGCCGAGCGTTTTATCGATTCAATGCGGATCAAGCCCCCGCGCCGCGAGCTCCCGGCGGATACCTTATCAGGCGGTAACCAGCAGAAGGTCGTCATTGGCCGCATGCTGGCGGTTACCCCCCGCCTGCTGTTGCTGGACGAACCGACCCAGGGCATCGACGTCGGCGCCAAGGCGGAGGTTCACGCCCTGATCGACCGCCTGGTCAATGAGGGCCTCGGCGTCCTCTGCATTTCTTCCGACCTGCCTGAGGTGCTGGGCATGGCGGACCGGATCCTGGTCATGCACCGCGGC
- a CDS encoding N-acyl homoserine lactonase family protein, with protein MTRTRLYVLDLGRMRMDKSLLIARWQLASRTNPHPAGEFVEFPVSAYLIDHPDGRLLFDTGCHPQAMGEGGRWPQEFQDLFPWTGGEECQLPNRLRALGLGPDDLRYVVLSHLHNDHAGCVEFFRRSQLLVHEDEFDAALRAYAFQERMGPYVWADTDHWIRLSLNWRLVRRDEPEVELCDAATVLNWGSGHARGMLGLHVRLPATGGIILASDAIYCAANYGPPVRPQGVIYDSVGYERTIERIRRLAEKTRSQVWFGHDLAQFNTLHRSPDSWYE; from the coding sequence ATGACTCGCACCAGATTATACGTCCTCGACCTCGGGCGGATGCGCATGGACAAATCCCTGCTCATCGCCCGCTGGCAGCTCGCTTCCCGTACGAACCCTCATCCGGCCGGAGAGTTCGTGGAATTCCCGGTATCGGCTTACCTGATCGATCATCCGGACGGCAGGCTCCTGTTTGATACCGGCTGCCATCCGCAGGCGATGGGCGAGGGGGGCCGCTGGCCGCAGGAATTCCAGGACCTTTTTCCCTGGACCGGCGGTGAAGAATGCCAGTTGCCCAACCGGCTGCGGGCCTTGGGGCTCGGCCCGGACGACCTTCGTTATGTGGTGCTATCGCACCTGCACAACGACCACGCGGGTTGCGTCGAATTTTTCCGCCGTTCACAACTGCTCGTGCACGAAGACGAGTTCGATGCCGCCCTGCGGGCTTACGCTTTCCAGGAGCGGATGGGACCGTACGTCTGGGCAGATACCGACCACTGGATCCGGCTAAGCCTTAACTGGAGGCTGGTGCGCCGGGACGAACCCGAAGTTGAGCTGTGCGATGCCGCGACGGTTTTGAACTGGGGCAGCGGCCACGCCCGCGGCATGCTCGGGCTGCACGTCCGGCTGCCGGCGACGGGCGGCATCATCCTTGCCTCCGACGCAATCTACTGTGCGGCCAATTATGGTCCGCCCGTTCGTCCGCAGGGGGTCATCTACGATTCGGTCGGTTATGAGCGGACGATCGAACGCATTCGCCGCCTGGCGGAAAAAACCCGGTCTCAAGTCTGGTTCGGCCACGATCTGGCGCAGTTCAACACGCTGCACCGCTCCCCTGACAGTTGGTATGAGTAA
- a CDS encoding FadR family transcriptional regulator, with amino-acid sequence MDPLLSKLRDVLLELGSAASSSSLTTKLPPERELAARLGVQRSTLRERLAMLEQLGVLKRMQGSGTYVSLPNSEFIRFYFDLALALGLISVEELHVAREALEREIARRAAKMASADDVAELDRLARQMLEATDAQDRLEADYRFHLRLAASARNPVISIIIDGLSNVLRRTLYQRHFLVRSVPGAAKRTDASHGPLVEAIRARDPEAALAAMDAHFRIWDEESSKVLSTHHQGVPEVRHEQSPAEPSALNNGAPKPRARRRSGVSAAGKPSGRAR; translated from the coding sequence ATGGACCCCCTGCTGTCAAAGCTGCGCGACGTGCTGCTGGAGCTCGGCTCAGCCGCCTCATCGTCGTCTCTCACGACGAAGTTACCCCCGGAACGGGAGCTGGCCGCCCGGCTAGGCGTTCAGCGTTCGACGTTGCGCGAACGTCTGGCGATGCTGGAACAGTTGGGAGTGCTCAAGCGGATGCAGGGTAGCGGCACGTACGTGAGCCTCCCTAATTCGGAGTTCATTCGATTTTATTTTGACCTGGCTTTGGCCCTCGGCCTGATCAGCGTTGAGGAATTGCACGTGGCCCGCGAGGCGCTCGAACGGGAGATTGCCCGCCGGGCAGCCAAAATGGCAAGCGCCGACGACGTAGCGGAACTCGACCGGCTCGCCCGGCAAATGCTCGAGGCGACCGACGCCCAGGACCGCCTGGAAGCGGATTACCGGTTTCACCTGCGCCTGGCCGCGAGCGCTCGCAATCCCGTCATTTCAATCATCATCGACGGTTTGTCGAACGTGCTGCGGCGGACGCTTTACCAGCGCCATTTCCTGGTCCGCAGCGTGCCGGGGGCGGCGAAACGTACGGATGCGTCGCATGGGCCGCTCGTCGAGGCGATCCGCGCGCGTGACCCGGAAGCGGCCCTGGCGGCGATGGACGCGCATTTTCGGATCTGGGATGAGGAATCCTCGAAGGTGTTGAGCACCCATCACCAGGGGGTGCCTGAGGTGCGGCATGAACAATCCCCGGCTGAGCCTTCCGCGCTGAACAACGGCGCGCCCAAACCCCGAGCCCGCCGCCGCTCAGGCGTCAGCGCCGCCGGAAAACCTTCCGGCCGCGCGCGCTGA
- a CDS encoding response regulator, protein MSPPLYSEPVIETPAGSSVPDGPVNILLVDDRHDKLLALQAILADLGERLVLAQSGTEALRCLLKQEFALILLDVSMPILDGFETAALIRQRQQSAQTPIIFVSAVSDSETHVSRGYSLGAVDYILTPIVPEVLRAKVMFFVDLFKKSQQLKRQAEERAQLFREQTARAEAEASERRSAFLAEVSQALMTPLAVQEILAAVAGLTVPQFADVCLVDRAADDGTIRLVAWQGSPAGHVSVPELIADLNPIPLDSGFLVAKAFRSRKVQLYGEIPRFLDEISPHRDTNAGCNRLIRLGTRSAILVPVVRGQAVEAVITFALVQSERVYVSGEIGLAENLARSVAMALERARLYQAAQEARREAEAASHAKDRFIAMLSHELRTPLTPILCSASALAADPTLPAIIRDDLQIISRNAELEARLIDDLLDITRITQGKLHLSFSPVDVHRLVLSALDVCASGIERKNLVLTVDLGAGSHVLNADEARLQQVFWNLIKNAIKFTPAGGKIRLRSFNPDPQRICIQVADTGIGIAPEMVPRIFEPFERGQEMNPEGLGLGLAISRPIVEMHRGIVSAQSAGIGHGTTFTVQLPVASASAVSSAIRPVTVEGIPARAHHQPHQWRILMVDDHADTLSVMQRLLRRLGHEVSVADGVESALRLAASEAFDLLISDLGLQDGSGHDLIRRLQQQNGRQIPGIAVSGFGMKEDIAKSRNAGFAAHLTKPVSSEVLKATIQRLLAPEA, encoded by the coding sequence ATGTCTCCGCCGCTGTACTCAGAACCCGTTATTGAGACGCCGGCCGGCTCGTCCGTGCCCGACGGACCCGTCAATATCCTGCTGGTTGATGACCGGCACGACAAGCTGCTGGCCCTGCAAGCGATCCTGGCCGACCTGGGCGAGCGCCTGGTGCTGGCCCAGTCCGGGACCGAGGCCCTGCGTTGCCTGCTGAAACAGGAGTTCGCCTTGATCCTTCTCGACGTCAGTATGCCGATTCTCGACGGCTTCGAGACGGCAGCCCTGATCCGGCAGCGCCAGCAGTCAGCACAAACGCCGATCATTTTTGTCAGCGCCGTCAGTGATTCCGAAACGCACGTGTCTCGCGGTTACTCGCTCGGCGCGGTCGATTACATCCTGACGCCGATTGTGCCGGAAGTCCTACGGGCGAAGGTGATGTTCTTTGTCGACCTGTTCAAAAAGAGTCAGCAACTGAAACGTCAGGCCGAAGAGCGCGCGCAATTGTTCCGGGAACAGACCGCACGGGCTGAAGCGGAAGCCTCGGAGCGACGGTCGGCATTTTTGGCGGAGGTAAGCCAGGCCTTGATGACCCCGCTCGCGGTCCAGGAAATCCTGGCCGCGGTGGCCGGCCTGACGGTTCCGCAGTTCGCGGACGTTTGTTTGGTCGACCGGGCGGCGGATGACGGGACGATCCGCCTGGTTGCATGGCAGGGATCTCCCGCCGGTCATGTTTCTGTACCCGAGCTGATCGCGGATCTGAATCCCATTCCGCTGGATTCCGGTTTTTTAGTGGCCAAGGCATTTCGCAGCCGGAAGGTCCAGCTTTACGGTGAGATTCCACGGTTTCTCGACGAGATTTCTCCACACCGTGACACCAACGCGGGATGCAACCGCCTGATCCGGCTTGGCACCCGGTCCGCGATCCTCGTGCCCGTCGTACGGGGGCAGGCGGTGGAAGCGGTGATAACGTTTGCTTTGGTTCAATCCGAGCGGGTTTACGTTTCGGGCGAGATTGGGCTCGCTGAGAACCTGGCCCGCTCCGTGGCCATGGCCTTGGAAAGGGCGCGCCTTTATCAGGCTGCTCAGGAAGCAAGGCGGGAGGCCGAGGCGGCCAGCCATGCCAAGGATCGATTCATCGCAATGCTGAGCCACGAACTGAGGACGCCATTAACGCCGATCCTGTGTTCCGCGTCGGCGCTCGCCGCTGATCCGACGCTGCCGGCGATCATCCGTGACGATCTCCAGATCATTTCGCGAAACGCCGAACTCGAGGCGCGGCTGATCGATGACCTCCTGGACATTACCCGCATTACTCAAGGCAAGCTGCACCTGAGCTTCAGCCCGGTTGATGTTCACCGCCTTGTGCTCTCGGCATTGGACGTCTGCGCCAGCGGGATTGAACGGAAAAACCTGGTGTTGACGGTCGATTTGGGAGCCGGATCCCACGTGCTCAATGCCGATGAGGCGCGCCTGCAACAGGTTTTTTGGAATCTGATCAAGAACGCGATCAAATTCACCCCGGCAGGGGGTAAGATCCGGCTCCGGTCGTTTAACCCTGATCCCCAACGAATCTGTATCCAGGTCGCCGACACCGGGATCGGGATTGCACCTGAAATGGTGCCGAGAATTTTTGAACCTTTCGAGCGAGGCCAGGAGATGAATCCGGAAGGGCTGGGTTTAGGGCTGGCCATTTCCCGCCCGATCGTCGAGATGCACCGCGGCATCGTCTCGGCCCAGAGCGCCGGGATCGGCCACGGCACAACCTTCACGGTCCAATTACCAGTGGCGTCGGCGTCCGCGGTATCGAGCGCAATCAGGCCCGTTACCGTAGAAGGCATCCCCGCCCGCGCCCACCACCAGCCTCACCAATGGCGCATCCTGATGGTGGATGATCATGCCGACACGCTATCCGTGATGCAAAGGTTGCTGCGGCGTTTGGGCCACGAGGTGAGCGTCGCCGATGGAGTGGAATCGGCGCTGAGACTTGCCGCGAGCGAGGCGTTTGATCTTTTGATCAGTGATCTCGGATTGCAGGACGGTTCCGGACACGACTTGATCCGGCGCCTGCAGCAGCAGAACGGCAGACAAATCCCGGGCATAGCCGTGAGTGGCTTCGGAATGAAAGAAGACATTGCAAAGAGCCGTAACGCCGGGTTTGCGGCCCACCTCACGAAACCGGTTTCCAGCGAGGTGCTCAAGGCCACGATCCAGCGGTTGCTGGCGCCCGAGGCCTGA
- a CDS encoding substrate-binding domain-containing protein — protein sequence MKSPQSIYSLLIAASLGAWSLLAPCPAAAARLKILVMPKLVGIPYYNAVKKGVDEASNELKSDTTVIWQGPTTDQVDKQIEMLDNAVAAKPSVIAVAADDPAAIVPVLKKAKAAGSHVMTWDGDADYREVFVNFVSYDAFGASLVEEMVKQVGENADTAVVTSTLTAPNQSAWLAAMRKTIAEKHPGIKIVDVKPSQEDQQLAFQQTQDLLKSRPDLKGIFAITTAALPGAAEAVKQMGLTGKIAVVGNSTPNAIRDYIKGGQIKSAVLWDPAAHGYLTVCTAHELATAGLAADREFTAGHLGKFKPFKTDKGLEVLLGPPLIFTKDNIDNYNF from the coding sequence ATGAAATCCCCTCAATCCATCTATTCGCTGCTCATCGCGGCTTCCCTGGGCGCCTGGTCCTTGCTCGCGCCCTGCCCGGCAGCCGCCGCAAGACTGAAGATTCTCGTCATGCCCAAGCTGGTCGGGATTCCTTACTACAACGCCGTCAAAAAGGGCGTCGATGAAGCGTCGAACGAACTTAAGTCCGACACCACGGTCATCTGGCAGGGACCGACGACTGACCAGGTGGATAAACAAATCGAAATGCTCGATAACGCCGTCGCCGCGAAGCCGAGCGTGATCGCCGTGGCGGCGGATGATCCTGCGGCAATCGTCCCGGTTCTAAAAAAAGCGAAGGCGGCCGGGAGCCACGTGATGACTTGGGACGGCGACGCAGACTACCGGGAGGTCTTCGTCAATTTTGTCAGCTACGACGCCTTCGGTGCCTCCCTGGTTGAAGAGATGGTTAAGCAGGTGGGCGAGAATGCGGATACGGCGGTGGTGACGTCGACCCTCACGGCGCCCAACCAGAGCGCCTGGCTGGCGGCGATGCGCAAGACCATTGCGGAGAAACATCCCGGCATCAAGATCGTAGACGTCAAGCCGAGCCAGGAGGACCAGCAGCTTGCCTTTCAACAAACGCAGGACCTGCTGAAGAGCCGCCCGGATTTGAAGGGGATCTTCGCGATCACCACCGCCGCGCTCCCCGGGGCGGCAGAGGCCGTCAAGCAGATGGGGCTGACCGGCAAAATCGCGGTGGTAGGAAACTCTACCCCGAATGCCATCCGGGATTACATCAAAGGCGGCCAGATAAAGAGCGCCGTTCTGTGGGACCCGGCGGCTCACGGCTACCTGACGGTCTGCACCGCGCACGAGCTTGCCACGGCGGGGCTCGCCGCCGACCGCGAGTTTACGGCGGGTCACCTGGGTAAATTCAAACCGTTCAAGACGGATAAAGGGTTGGAAGTGCTCCTCGGCCCGCCCCTCATCTTCACCAAAGACAACATCGACAACTACAACTTCTGA